The nucleotide sequence AGCAGTAGTCcaaagactaaaacaaataaaagatgcagAAAAGGTAAATTATGTTTTCAATTCCTGGTTAAAGCAGTTTTATGACCTCTACAAGAGTCATTCTTATATCACTGATGCAAAACCAGCCTTGTACTTAATTAAAAAGAAGTCAATAATGAAAAGTTATAGagactttattattttaaagattttaacatttttagaattaattcattaagtttttGCAATAACCACTCGGaagatatttaaagatattttgtcCATAATTATAAGAAATCTAAAACTTGTTTGTCCAGATTTGTAAGAAATTTAAAGCTTGTATGACTGCTAGCAAAGTCCTTGAAGAGTTCAGACAGTTTCGTTAGAGTTAATTAAAAGATtctaaaaatgctttacagcAACGATAACACTGGTCATATACAGGGTAAAACTCAGCTTGTGTATcctgaaaaatacaagagaacatGACAATAAGTTTTTTTCTAGCTGAACTAAAagcatacccccccccccatattttaaaataagaacagacaaAAAACTGAGATGCCAGCACCTTGATGTACTCCAGAAGACTCGTACTTCTCAATAGAAGTGTTAAGCTAACTGAAGAAGAAGActggcctgcaagagtcctgtgccagtaccacatataaaagcactcatgctggtgccacataaaaacacccaatACATTATGtaaagtggctggcgttaggaaggcatccagctgtagaaaccatgccaaatcagactggagcctggtgcagttttcCAGCTTACCAActctggtcgaaccatccaacccattccaacaTGGATAATGGATAttaagtgataatgatgattttacattaaattggaaacattttttcacttaTCACCATTAGCTAGTGGTTTGCAAAATTATTTTTGTCATATTTGCCTAAAAACAGGAATGTCTATGTGGTCAAAAAGttttgcatcacaaccacatagttctgtgaTTATTTCCCCCACGGTAAGTCATTTTGACCAACATCAACTCAGTGAAATgggatatataccacacaagtgcaacaaATCCcagcagaatgtgtgggaagagggtcaaAAGCATGATTCATATTGTTAGAGCTTGAAGTcttgcacagaaagaatacaaacaTAGACATGATAAGGTTGCCCAAAGCCTTCACTGGTTACTATGCAgaaagtatggatatgaggtaatGGGTGCTTGGTATCAACATACattggaaaaggtaatggacgaaaaggagaaggcaaaaatcctctgggactttgacttccagacagacaaggtattAGAGCACCAAAGGCCgaatatagtaacctttaggagggacaaataAGGGTACCTAATAATTGATGTGGCAGTGCCAGGACAtcaacatatgaaagaaaaaaattgataaatatggagacctaagAATTGTGATCGCCAAGATATGGTAGCTACATGAATCAAACATAGAGGTTGTCCCTGTTATCATTGGAgctttgggttcaataccactcaacctgaagaaacatttggaaactttagaaataccctacaatctaggtgtgtTGCATAAATTGGCATTATTTGGAATTGCatgcatattgtgtaaagtactgttactgactctgaggtccttgtgacttgacagacagtacaaactcTTGGCAGACAGTATCTTCAACcaacatcacaatattggatactgtgcaatgtcttaaataataataatgataataataataataataataaaagtaataataataatgcattcaGAAAAGCTTACAAAATATGGATCTGGAATAATGACGACTTTCTGTGgatcccattttcctaaaagttctACTTTTGCTTTCTGTTTGTTGCTGCCACAAACCATGGACAGATCTCTgaagaaagtaaaatgaaaataatttacataaagaTTTTCAATGAATTACAGGAACAAGAGCAGTATTAAGTTCAATTGAaaaagtatctatgtatatatgcatacatacgtgtgtatccattatatgtgtgtgtgtatatgtatttctgttgTGACCGTGTAAAATGTGTACAAGTTTATACAGAACTGTAGATGTTTGTAAGGGTGAtaaattacactgtgtaacaaacattttttttttgtctttggtcagtaagggttatttcctatttgtttctattaagaaatcaaaggaaatggctactattcctttcaaactttgcttttgtgatctggacatcaatgttttgaaactgacctattttccattacacttCAGACAGATTCAATGATGAattactgaagcagaaatattatagcaaatattctgctcaatttgcttgtcagttgcttgaccttaaccacttgagcatgacccttagtggctgacaatttATGCATCTCTGATGATAAGCAGCAGTAGTAaaggagtatcatagccatgtgttaagaggaattctttagggtctgagttaaatgtaacaaaagcaaagtctgaaggaaatattagctgtgtttcatattttctaggggtaagcaaataagaaataacagttgctatcaAAGGACAAAAATCTGgttgtgggcatggctgtgtggttagggagcttgcttccgagctacatggtttcgggttcagtcccactgcgtggactttgggtaggtgtcttccactatagccccgagccgaccagagctttgtgattgaattcggtaggcggaagttactgtcgtgtgtgtatgtgtgcgtatagctgctcagtgcctctccgaaagagagagagagtgttataTAGTATTAAGTCATAGAGTAAATCGTCCACTTGAATAAGAAGTGATTCTAATGCAGACAAACTGGTAGTATCTATTCCAAAAGCTTAATCCtttagttaccatatttttgttgaaacacTCAGACAttgttttaattaactttaaaaataatgaagaaattagtaaaataactttatcattaagttggtgtttggaacataaattaacatgaaaatttgGAGTATGAAATTTGGATGGATGgacaataaaatacaaacataccAGCAAAATACAACCTGCTATAATTTGGTCAATTCAGATATttgacacatacatgtatgtatatacctttatattttaccttttagttgtttcagtcatttgactgtggccatgctggggcactactttgaaaggttttagttgaacaagttgACTCTAGGATTTAttttgcttattctatcagtctttttgccaaaccattaagttacgaggaagtaagtacaccaataccagttgtcaaggtgagggactaacacagacatatacaatgggcttctttcagtttccgtctagtaaatccattcacaagcctttgatcagcacaagacacttgcccaaggtgccatgtagtgggactgaacctgaaaccacttgtttgggaagcaagcttcttaccacacaaccatgcctgtacatgtgtgtgtgtgtgtgtatatatatgttataaagagAGATTTCTCTTTGATGATACTAACGGAATCACATTACTGCTGTTTGCCTAATGGGAGATATTTTTCAATTGACAGCAAAGGAACCAATTTTGTTGGTTGTAAAGTGGttcataaattacctttacaatttgaaaaattcagaaaaaaatgaaaaataacaataacttaGTAGAGTTTATTGGAAAACAGGCAAACAAATTTTAGTCAGAAACATCAGAACACTTCCATGTGGGTCCACTCGTTGCATACAACACATCTAGATGATGCTCAATTTctattgtaaagataatttatgaacaccctgtgtgtgtgtgtttaaatgtgtttgtgtgagacagagggagaggagatagggagagagatgcatagataaacagatatatctactgacatatatacatatacatttattttgtttcaagaatttataactttaaaaatacaTACTGCATATTTTGTTCATCCATTCCAAAGATATAGTCATACGTTTTGAAATCACTTTTAGTAAtctgcattttaaaaattaaaagcaaaaattacAACAATgatcattaatttcatttttgtcaaagcatataaaaatattactATAGCACTTGGTGAAAGAAACAGGTATACAAATTACTATCAAGTGaattttataacaataattagAAACATCACGAAAGCATATGATAACAgtgccaaaataaaacaaaaaaactatatcAGTTACTGAGTGATGGAAATCTCAGAGTCCACTATAAGCAGCATCAACTGTAATAAGCTATTAAACTTTTTGATAACACTTCACTTGAAATTGAAACCAcatctggttctatgatacaaacttcctgtttaacAGTGATCtaagttgtaaaaaaaaagtcCTTCTATCATATTTTCCTATTAATTCATGCTCAAAcaatcagcttaataatgataaaattatttaattaaattcttcatGATTTTCAAAATCTATCGAAACAAACAATGTATATCAACTGATAAACAGCTATAAAAGGGTTAATGTCTATATAAGACAAAGGCAGTGAAGTAGTAGATATGGTAGAGTACAAAATTTAGGCATTACAACAACATTCTTAGCTCCAATTTCACTAAGTCACTCTGGTTACACTAGAATAATTCCTTTGGACATACTATCAATAATATAGTCTTCCTCACTCTAAATTAGTGGAATTGTGCCAATAATATTTAGAAAGCATGTGAGATGGAATATGTTTAGGATAAAAATAATTCATGAAATATCCTTGAGATTATAAGAGAAATGGTTATATTAATCTAATATGAATTATTCTACAATATCTGAATTAGAATTCATGAAAAGGGCAGATTTAGCAATGACAGTGAAGTATAAGCAATTGAATGCTTAGCATTATATTAATACTATGTGTCAGCTGCTTCATGTTTCGTAATCAGAGTTAGTCATCCATAgtgattttgaaaatgaattgGAGAAAGAGAAACAAGTAATGTGATATAGATGGTTTTTCTGAAGACATTAGTAGCATAACAGAGATGAGATGGGGTGAGcaactgggaatcaaaaccaggTTATGGATTGATTTGGCTGACTTGGAAATTCCTTTCCATGATATAGTAATCAATTGTCTTTATCTAATTTAAATAAAGTAATGATATTGCAAGCATGAAAATATACCTTGAGAATAAGTGCTTAGCTTTAGTTCCATTACACTAAATGAACAAGCAAAAGATTTTCTGGATAGCATACCGTTTGATTGCAATTAACATCTCCAAATAATCCAACATCCATTCCCAACAACTATATAAAGTAAATGACTGTAGAATAAAGAGAGCTGCCCAGAAACATAATAAAACACTAGCATCACATTTAAATTCCTGACATTAATAAGAGACAATGTATTACATAATGTAGAAGCAGATTCAAGAGGAAGATTTAAGGTTAGATTTGAGAACATGAGACCACATGGGAAATTATACAAAATCAACACATGTACCAATCTGTTCTACAGAAAAAGTGTTTAACCTGTTACAAGTAAAAATGggaaatgatggtaataatagttttttttttgtccacatttccatgcaagcatgggttagaCATTTATATTATCAAGGCATTGTTTTATAGGTGGAAGACCTTCTTGTTGCTAAAtgttacctgtttttcaaataagaGATCACTCATTTCATATGTCTTCAAAGTGCAGAATGATCAGAAGGTTTGTTAAGAGGAGAAGTGTCAACTGTAATTTTGCTCAAAGTGATTGACTTTTGCTTGACAAGCATatccaacacacatatacatattacctatacatacatacatatgtatgtatgggcagtgtatgagtgtgtatatatgtgtgtgtatatatatctacatatacaaagatgtgtgtgtgtgatgggcttctttcagtttc is from Octopus sinensis linkage group LG7, ASM634580v1, whole genome shotgun sequence and encodes:
- the LOC115213969 gene encoding low molecular weight phosphotyrosine protein phosphatase translates to MDGEKKKVLFVCLGNICRSPMAHAIFEHLLKEKNQHNMWEVDSAAIGDWHIGKQPDERALKVLKENAINFRHTVRQITKSDFKTYDYIFGMDEQNMQDLSMVCGSNKQKAKVELLGKWDPQKVVIIPDPYFDTQAEFYPVYDQCYRCCKAFLESFN